The following is a genomic window from Pedobacter sp. KBS0701.
GAAAAGGATAGACTCTGGTATAAATCAGCAACTGGTCTCATTATAGAAGAGGTTCCCCGGGACTTTGCAATATGTGAGTATACCTTACTTGGTGAGGAGGTGTTCATAGTAGAAGATACACTCGAAGATGAACGTTTCCGGCACCATGCGCTTTCTGAGGACGGCGTGAAAGTGAGGTTTTATGCAGGATATCCTTTAATAGACCCCGATGGCTTTACCCTGGGTTCAATATGCGTAGCAGACCTGGCACCAAAAAAATTAACGGCTGCGCAGCAGCGAATATTGTCTTTACTTGCCGAAGAGGCCATATCGCTAATCATAGAACGCCGCAAAAAAGAAGAATATAAGAATTTCAGTACGCTGTTTAATGACTCTGAAGATCTGATCTGTATTTTGGCACCGGATGGAAAATTCAAAAAGGTAAATCCAGGCTTTAATAAACGGCTCGGATTCGATGAAACCGAACTGAAGCAAAAAACGATCTTTGACTTTATTCCACCTCAGGACTTGAAAGAGGGAATGGAAGTTTGGGATAGCTTAAAAAGCGGTCAACCGTCTGATAAGACAACACATAACATGCTCACCAAAGATGGACAACATAAAACCATTGAATGGACAGCAACGATTGAAAAGATCAACGGAAATCTTTTTGCCATTGGGCGTGATGTTACCGCCGAGGTAGAAAAAAACAGGGCACTAAAAGTCAGTGAACAGAAATTCAAAGCTTTCTTTGAAAGCTCGCAGGGATTGATGTGCACCCATGACATGGAAGGAAACTTCATCTCAATCAACTCTGCCGGCGCAAAAATACTCGGTTTTAAAAGAAAAGAACTAAAGTATAAGAGCCTTTTTGACATTATTCCGGTTGAAAGGCATAAAAATCTGCGTCAATACCTATCTGAAATTGCAGAAAACGGGCATTCAAAAGGATTAATGATCGTGAAACGGAAGTCGGGAGAAGAGCGGATTTGGCTATATTCTAACGTATTACAGAAAGATCTTGACAATACGCCTTACATTGTTGGTAACGCAGTTGATATCACCGATCAGAAAAAACTTGAGCATGAGCTGATCCATACCCGGAACCTTTTAGAGGAAACAAGCAAACTTGCAAAAATAGGAGGATGGGAACTTAACCTGAATGAGGAAAAAGTTGTCTGGACAGCTACCACCAGGGAAATACATGGTGTGCCGGTAGATTTCATACCCACTTTTGATAACGCACTTAAATTTTACAAGGAGGGAGTAAGCAGGGAGAAAATTCAGCAGGCCATTGAAGAATGCATTCAAACAGGCAAAGACTGGGACCTAGAGCTTGAAATTACAGACTTTAATGGAAAGGAAATTTGGGTAAGGGCAAAAGGACACGCAGAATCTGTGGAGTCCGCGACGAACCGTATCTTTGGAACCTTTCAGAACATAGACGATCAGAAACGGGCAGAACTGGCACTGTTGGAATCTAAAAAACTGTTGGACGACGTACTTTCCGCATCCACAGAGGTAAGCATTATCGCAACAGATACTGAAGGGATCATTACTGTATTTAACCGGGCATCAGAGCGTTTACTGGAATATAGTGCTGCGGAAATGATCGGTAAGCAAACACCTGAAATGCTGCATGACAAGGCAGAAGTTGAAGAACTTTGTACAAGTTTCTCGTCAACACTCGGCTATGAAATTAAAGGGTTTGATGTTTTTAAAAGATGCGCAGAGAGTCCACATAAAGAAAGGCCCTTCACCTTTATCACCAAGTCGGGTAAACGCTTAAGGGTTTCATTATCCATCACCTCAATCAAGGACACCGAAGGGGAAACAATCGGATACCTTGGTATATCTACAGACATCACTCAAAAAGAAGAAACCGAAAGAGCACTCGCCCGGGAGAAAGCCATATTGCTTGCTTTCATCGAAAATGCTCCGGCTTCGGTAGCAATGCTTGACAACAATATGCATTTTCTTGCAGCCAGCCGCAAATGGATTAAAGACTATACACAGATCTCCAGCAACATCGAAGGGCTATGGTACTATGACGTATTCCCTAATCTTTCAGAAGACCGGATCGCCAATCACAAAGCGGTGCTAGGTGGTAAGATAGTTAAAAAGGAAGAAGATATATATGTTGACGTCAGGAACAATACTCCCCATCAGATCACCTGGGAGATGCGGCCCTGGCACCAGCTAGATGGATCTATAGGCGGAATGATGATTTTCACACAGGATATATCCGCTGCAGTCAAACACCGGGAAGAGATGACCGTCGCCAGACTGCGTGCCGATCATGCCAATGCTGCAAAGTCGGAATTTCTTGCCAATATGAGCCATGAAATCAGAACCCCGCTCAATGGCGTGATAGGTTTTACCGATCTGGTACTGAAAACCCAGCTGAGTGAAACGCAAAAACAATACCTGACAATTGTAAACCAGTCGGCAAATTCTTTATTAAGTATTATCAATGACATTTTGGATTTTTCAAAAATTGAGGCGGGTAAGTTTGAACTGGATATTGAAAAATGTGATCTGTACGATATTGCCTGGCAGGCCAGCGACATCACTACTTACCAGATCCAGGCCAGAAACCTGGAGATGCTTTTAAACCTGCCACCGGATTTGCCAAGATTTGTATGGACGGATGCGCTTCGGTTAAAACAGGTTTTGATCAATCTACTGGGAAATGCAGCAAAGTTTACAACCAAAGGGGAAATAGAACTCAAAATAGAAAGCCTGGGCATAGCAGAGGATCAGCATTCATACCGCTTCAGCGTACGGGATACGGGGATAGGCATTGCAAAAAGTAAGCAGGCAAAGATTTTTGGCGCCTTTTCTCAGGAGGACTCCTCAACCACAAAAAAATATGGTGGAACGGGATTAGGGCTTACAATCTCCAATAAATTACTCAAGATGATGGGTAGCCATCTTGAGCTCAAAAGTACACCTGGAGAAGGAAGTACTTTCTTCTTTGATCTTAAACTAAAATCTGAACAGGGAGAGCCGATTGAATGGAGAGGCATAGAAAGTATAACTCATGTTCTTGTAGTCGATGATAATGATAATAACAGAGCAATATTGGTGAATATGCTCTCCCTGAAAAATATTCAGGCCGACCAGGCCAGAAATGGTTTTGAAGCACTTCAGTTCCTGGCCGAAGGAAGAGTTTATGATGCGATTTTGATGGACTATCACATGCAGTATATGGATGGACTGGAGACCTCGCGAAAAATCAGGGAGAACTTCACTCTCGATCAGGAAAATCTTCCTCTGATACTCCTTCACAGTTCCTCTGATGATGAAAAGATTATTAAAGCATGCCGGGAACTTCAGATTCACCACCGCCTGTTGAAGCCGATCAAAATGCATGAGCTTTACCGTGTACTTTCCAGGCTCAAAACCAGCGAAATTGCTAATGAGTCCATGGAACTAACAGCCTTCCATGGGGAGAACAACGGTTATCAGTATAAATTTATGATTGTGGAAGACAATGAGGTCAACCGTTTTCTGGCCCGTGCACTGATTGAAAAACTTCATCCCCAGAGTATTATACTCGAAGCTGAAAACGGCCTGGTAGCCCTTGAGACTTTCAAGAAGGAATCTCCTGATCTTGTCTTTATGGACATTCAGATGCCGGAAATGAACGGGTATGAATGTACGGGCAATATACGACTAATCGAAAATGGAAAAAGAACCCCTATAATTGCCCTTACTGCGGCAAATGTAATGGGGGAACGCGAAAAAAGCTTAGCAGCAGGAATGGACGATTTCATCACCAAACCCGTTTTAGAAGAAAATATCGAAACCATATTAAAAAAATGGCTGCCTGATGTTAAAAAACCTGATGAACATATCATTGAAATAGTCAAGCCTGTGCATTTCGACAGTAGAAAACTTGAATCCTATCTGGATAGTGACATGGAAAGAATAAAAAAAATAATCGGCATTACGATCATTCAGCTTGATCAGACATTTTCGCAGCTGGACAGAATGATCTCTCCCATAGATCCCGAAATGATCATCTCCCTTTCACATAAGCTTTATGGCATGTCCTCTTCAGCAGGACTGAACAATCTCGCAGAAATTAGTTCCAGGATACAAGAACTGAATATTTCCGACCCCATTTCTTTAAAAGCCGAAACAGAACTGTTAAAAAAGGAAATTGAAATACTTATTCCATTATTGAAAAAAAGATATGCTGTTGAATAATGTTTTAGCGCGCTTCAGAACCCAAGTGCGCTAAAGCATCTTCTTCTCCCGGTAAAGAGTTTTACCCGCTAAAAATCGTGGTATATATTTCTGAAACTACTTCTGATACCGAAGGTAAGCAAATTACTATTTTCTACAGTAGTACTACTCTCCCGGCGGAATGTCCCGGCCAGTTCCAGGCGGAGGTTGTATTTTGGATTAAGCAAGTAGGACACCTGAGCACGGGCAAAATAGAGATTGGTCTTTATCCCCTGACCAACTTTACTGCCGTATTGCACAGACCGCGTATCATAACTTTTAAAGATATCCCCACCATAGTTTTGGCCATCAGGATCTTTCCCGTACCTCGAATAGAGTGCCTCTCCCTGTAAATCGAAACGTTTATAACTGTAGTTTAATATCCCTAAAAATTCCCTGAAATTAGCACCAAAAGGATGTGCAAGAGGCTGGTTATAATTAGAATAATTAGACAGCCTGTCAAAGTGGGCATAAGTATAGGGACGGGCAGTATTGAATTCAGCCAGATAATTAAGACGCTTTACCTTAAAAAGATCAGATCCGCGTAATCCAAGCTGAACGGCATATTTGTTCGCCCAGTATCCATTGCCAGCGAAAAATTCCTTTGCGGTGAATTCATCAAACATAAACTGCCCGTAAAGCGCGGTATTCTTTAACACTTCGTATTTCAGATTAAAACCAAGTCTCATCTTATCAGGCGAGGTTGTATTTGTACTTTCTACTGGCCGTAAAAAGATAAAAGGATGTACATAGTTAAAATCAAATCCCCGTTTGCCTTCTACTTCAGCATCTGCCCAGGTCACGGCCTGGAAAAATCCCAGAGAGAATTTTTTGGTAACGTTCCAGTCCACGTAATGGGCTGCCATCCATTTTCCCCTATCGCCCAACCTGCGGTCGTCGGTAAGTTTGGGTGCGCCGGGATCGAGCATATAGGCAAAGATCGTTTGGTATTGAACAGCACCGAGCGTAGCCCTTACCCTAAAAAACGAATAATTGGATGACACGTCAGAAAGCAGCATCGAGCGGTATCCGTCTCCAATAAAATTCTTATCATATCCCAATGAAAAGTTAAGATGTGTATTCGGCGTATAAGATAATAATGCCGTAACGTATGACCAGTCCTGTGTGTCAGTCCCGAGCTTACCAGAGCCCTGTCCCGGAACAACCTGATTGGCGACAATGTAACGGTTTACATAATCAACAAATTTGCCCTGGTTCTCAAATCCGTTTAGATAAAAAGAAAACTGCTTTCCTACCGATCCACCAACCTGAAATCCTCTGGTGTTCAACCAGGTATTTCTTTTACCACTAAAATCCCTGCCCACCTGAAAATCGGGTAGAAAGTCAGCATAAACCTTGTAATCCTCACCATTAAATTCTAATAAATGCTCATTGAATAACTTCCTGTGCACCCAGGAACCTTTGTTCAGCGTATCCATTCCAATTTTCATTAGCGAATCGTAAGATCCCGCAGTTTCAACCCCATCGGAGTAGATGCCCTTTATTGAAGAGTGGAACTTGTTATCCTGGCTATAGATCTGCTGATTAAATTTCTGATAAAACTGATAATCATACGGGATATTAACATTTGGAGTAGATTGACCCCAGGAGCAGATCGCTGAAAAGGCCAGAACAGCCAGAACAAAAATTTTCTTCATTTTATTAATTAACCAAATGGTCTAGCTCTTCAAATATCGAGTTCATACTCTTAAATTCCGGAACCATTTTTTTCATATTGATCACCACCTGCATGTCATCGTCCTGCTTAGCAGATCTGATCAGCTCGGCGATGTTGCTTGCCACCTCATCAAATACATATTCCCTCACTTTACCTATCATAATTTTCTCATGATGGGTAGGCATGGTATTCTCATTATCATTTAACAGTTCTTCATACAATTTTTCTCCAGGACGAAGACCTGAAAACTCTATTTTAACATCTACATTGGGTTCAAGACCGGCCAGCTTGATCATCTTTTTGGCAAGGTCAAGAATCCTGACAGATTTGCCCATATCGAAAACAAATATTTCTCCACCGTTGCCCATACATCCTGCTTCCAGCACCAACCTGCAGGCTTCAGGAATGGTCATAAAGTATCTGGTGATATCAGGATGCGTAACGGTGACAGGACCACCTTTTTCGATCTGCTGTTTGAAGCGCGGAATAACCGAACCATTAGATCCCAGCACATTGCCGAATCTACTGGTAATGAATTTGGTCACAGGCCTTTTTTCCAACCGGTTAATATAACTCAATCCATTACTGAATAAAAAATCCCGCTGGCCTAGTGAATTGTTGAGTGACTGAACGTAGATCTCTGCAATTCTTTTAGATGCGCCCATGATGTTGGTTGGATTTACCGCTTTATCGGTCGAGATCATTACAAATTTCTGAACACCATATTTAACTGATTTATCCGCAACCGTTTTTGTACCCAGCACATTCGCCTTTATCGCTTCAGCAGGATTATCCTCCATTAAAGGCACGTGTTTGTATGCAGCGGCATGATAAACGTAATCTGGCCTGTACATGTTAAAGAGCTTGTCCATGCGCTGTTCATCCCGGACATCGCCAACAAAAGACTGATAATTTTTAGTACGGTCGCCTTCATCAAGCTCCAGATAAAGATCATGTAATGCCGTTTCTGATTGATCACACAAGATGATCAGACCAACATCAAACTTTGATAACTGCCTGACAATTTCACTTCCAATAGAACCCGCAGCTCCGGTAATGAGTATTCTTTTTTTGTGCAGCATCTTTCCGATACCTTCAATATCTATGCTGATCGGTTTTCTGTTCAACAAATCTTCAATATTCAGTTTTTGAATCTGCGCATGCTGTAATTTTCCATTGGTCCATGCATCTGCCGGAGGAATGTTCAACACCTTGATATCATGTTCTAAGCACAGGTCTACTATAGCATCTCTTTTTTCCGAAGGAATACTGTAGGACGCAAAAATAATTTCATCTATCTCGTGCTTGACAATTAAATGTGCAAGATTGCGGGCATCCAGAATACTGACACCATCAATCGCCTTACCTATCTTACGCTGGTCGTCATCTACAAAGGCAACAATATATTTATTAACTTTCTCGTCATGATCAAAAGTTCTTTTTGTAGCCATACCCGCTTCGCCCGCACCATAAATGATGACCTTTTTTTTGTCCAGTTTCAGATTTTTGATGTACATAAAAATATACTTAATAAAAATCCGGTAGGTAATCAGAAAAAGAAAACTGAATAATCCGCCAATGATCAATACCGTGTTTGGTATAAGTGGCTTTGTCAGAAAACTGATAGCGAACAGGTTAAAGATGAAATAAACCCCGGTCGAGATCATGACGGAGCATAATATTCTAATGGAGTCCTGGGCACTGGTATATCTGATGATACCAGAATAGCTTTTGGTCGATAAGAATACGATCGAATTAATCAGCATCAACAAAAGCAGGTTGGTTGACAACTGGGGTATATCCACTGATGTTAGGTTTAAATTAAACTTTAACATATAGGCGAAAACCATCGCCAGTGAACAACAAATCAGATCAAGGGTAAAAATAACCCATCGTGGGACAATATTAATTTGTGTAAACAATTTTTTATAGGCTAAGTGTGTATTTCAAAGATACCCAGTGTCCGCAATAATCCTGCCATTCTATCAACAAAGTGCTTGTCTACGCCCAAAGCAGTAAAAATATTTTAAAGAACGGAGAAATTCAATCTACTTAGGCCCAAAGGCTTTTTGGATAATCACCGTCAGACGTTAGCTGTTCAAGTTCAGACCGCACAATCTCCGCATCCTCTTTAAAAGTTACCCCAAACCACCTGGCATCGGTCTTAACAAGACTAACTACCCCTTTACCATTATTGATTAGCTTATCTACAACCTCCGGAATCAAAAATTCCGATTTTAGCTCACCATCATGCTGATCCAGGAACTTATAGTATTCACCTTCGCTCCACGCCACAAATGATGGTGTAAAACAGAAAAAATTCATACTTACCGGCGTCAGTAAATCCATTTCTACCTCCTGCCCGTCATTCACCCTGAATGCCTTACCATCACGCTTAAAAATTTCTTTTCTTTCGGTAATGCCTACAACAAAGTCTTCTTTATCCACCTTTATCTCTCCACGGGTAACCGCACCATGCTCACTCAGCGTATTTTTCAACTGGTAACCCAGGCAGGCATACTT
Proteins encoded in this region:
- a CDS encoding PAS domain S-box protein; translated protein: MEMQENENARLEALYNYEIINSGQERGFDRLTEIASLICECEISLISFAEKDRLWYKSATGLIIEEVPRDFAICEYTLLGEEVFIVEDTLEDERFRHHALSEDGVKVRFYAGYPLIDPDGFTLGSICVADLAPKKLTAAQQRILSLLAEEAISLIIERRKKEEYKNFSTLFNDSEDLICILAPDGKFKKVNPGFNKRLGFDETELKQKTIFDFIPPQDLKEGMEVWDSLKSGQPSDKTTHNMLTKDGQHKTIEWTATIEKINGNLFAIGRDVTAEVEKNRALKVSEQKFKAFFESSQGLMCTHDMEGNFISINSAGAKILGFKRKELKYKSLFDIIPVERHKNLRQYLSEIAENGHSKGLMIVKRKSGEERIWLYSNVLQKDLDNTPYIVGNAVDITDQKKLEHELIHTRNLLEETSKLAKIGGWELNLNEEKVVWTATTREIHGVPVDFIPTFDNALKFYKEGVSREKIQQAIEECIQTGKDWDLELEITDFNGKEIWVRAKGHAESVESATNRIFGTFQNIDDQKRAELALLESKKLLDDVLSASTEVSIIATDTEGIITVFNRASERLLEYSAAEMIGKQTPEMLHDKAEVEELCTSFSSTLGYEIKGFDVFKRCAESPHKERPFTFITKSGKRLRVSLSITSIKDTEGETIGYLGISTDITQKEETERALAREKAILLAFIENAPASVAMLDNNMHFLAASRKWIKDYTQISSNIEGLWYYDVFPNLSEDRIANHKAVLGGKIVKKEEDIYVDVRNNTPHQITWEMRPWHQLDGSIGGMMIFTQDISAAVKHREEMTVARLRADHANAAKSEFLANMSHEIRTPLNGVIGFTDLVLKTQLSETQKQYLTIVNQSANSLLSIINDILDFSKIEAGKFELDIEKCDLYDIAWQASDITTYQIQARNLEMLLNLPPDLPRFVWTDALRLKQVLINLLGNAAKFTTKGEIELKIESLGIAEDQHSYRFSVRDTGIGIAKSKQAKIFGAFSQEDSSTTKKYGGTGLGLTISNKLLKMMGSHLELKSTPGEGSTFFFDLKLKSEQGEPIEWRGIESITHVLVVDDNDNNRAILVNMLSLKNIQADQARNGFEALQFLAEGRVYDAILMDYHMQYMDGLETSRKIRENFTLDQENLPLILLHSSSDDEKIIKACRELQIHHRLLKPIKMHELYRVLSRLKTSEIANESMELTAFHGENNGYQYKFMIVEDNEVNRFLARALIEKLHPQSIILEAENGLVALETFKKESPDLVFMDIQMPEMNGYECTGNIRLIENGKRTPIIALTAANVMGEREKSLAAGMDDFITKPVLEENIETILKKWLPDVKKPDEHIIEIVKPVHFDSRKLESYLDSDMERIKKIIGITIIQLDQTFSQLDRMISPIDPEMIISLSHKLYGMSSSAGLNNLAEISSRIQELNISDPISLKAETELLKKEIEILIPLLKKRYAVE
- a CDS encoding capsule assembly Wzi family protein, whose protein sequence is MKKIFVLAVLAFSAICSWGQSTPNVNIPYDYQFYQKFNQQIYSQDNKFHSSIKGIYSDGVETAGSYDSLMKIGMDTLNKGSWVHRKLFNEHLLEFNGEDYKVYADFLPDFQVGRDFSGKRNTWLNTRGFQVGGSVGKQFSFYLNGFENQGKFVDYVNRYIVANQVVPGQGSGKLGTDTQDWSYVTALLSYTPNTHLNFSLGYDKNFIGDGYRSMLLSDVSSNYSFFRVRATLGAVQYQTIFAYMLDPGAPKLTDDRRLGDRGKWMAAHYVDWNVTKKFSLGFFQAVTWADAEVEGKRGFDFNYVHPFIFLRPVESTNTTSPDKMRLGFNLKYEVLKNTALYGQFMFDEFTAKEFFAGNGYWANKYAVQLGLRGSDLFKVKRLNYLAEFNTARPYTYAHFDRLSNYSNYNQPLAHPFGANFREFLGILNYSYKRFDLQGEALYSRYGKDPDGQNYGGDIFKSYDTRSVQYGSKVGQGIKTNLYFARAQVSYLLNPKYNLRLELAGTFRRESSTTVENSNLLTFGIRSSFRNIYHDF
- a CDS encoding nucleoside-diphosphate sugar epimerase/dehydratase, yielding MFTQINIVPRWVIFTLDLICCSLAMVFAYMLKFNLNLTSVDIPQLSTNLLLLMLINSIVFLSTKSYSGIIRYTSAQDSIRILCSVMISTGVYFIFNLFAISFLTKPLIPNTVLIIGGLFSFLFLITYRIFIKYIFMYIKNLKLDKKKVIIYGAGEAGMATKRTFDHDEKVNKYIVAFVDDDQRKIGKAIDGVSILDARNLAHLIVKHEIDEIIFASYSIPSEKRDAIVDLCLEHDIKVLNIPPADAWTNGKLQHAQIQKLNIEDLLNRKPISIDIEGIGKMLHKKRILITGAAGSIGSEIVRQLSKFDVGLIILCDQSETALHDLYLELDEGDRTKNYQSFVGDVRDEQRMDKLFNMYRPDYVYHAAAYKHVPLMEDNPAEAIKANVLGTKTVADKSVKYGVQKFVMISTDKAVNPTNIMGASKRIAEIYVQSLNNSLGQRDFLFSNGLSYINRLEKRPVTKFITSRFGNVLGSNGSVIPRFKQQIEKGGPVTVTHPDITRYFMTIPEACRLVLEAGCMGNGGEIFVFDMGKSVRILDLAKKMIKLAGLEPNVDVKIEFSGLRPGEKLYEELLNDNENTMPTHHEKIMIGKVREYVFDEVASNIAELIRSAKQDDDMQVVINMKKMVPEFKSMNSIFEELDHLVN
- a CDS encoding sugar phosphate nucleotidyltransferase produces the protein MNNLKPSLVILAAGMASRYGSAKQTESFGPTGETIMEYSIFDAIKAGFDKVIFIIREEFAGSFKAAMEPKLLGKVKLEYVYQSLDKFRNGRALPADRVKPYGTQHALLCCKDVLDAPFAVINADDFYGMDAFRKAYEFLTETIEDGKYACLGYQLKNTLSEHGAVTRGEIKVDKEDFVVGITERKEIFKRDGKAFRVNDGQEVEMDLLTPVSMNFFCFTPSFVAWSEGEYYKFLDQHDGELKSEFLIPEVVDKLINNGKGVVSLVKTDARWFGVTFKEDAEIVRSELEQLTSDGDYPKSLWA